Proteins encoded by one window of Polaribacter haliotis:
- a CDS encoding EF-hand domain-containing protein, whose amino-acid sequence MGAKEKILQDIHTLMTEKFTNAEEAFTFFDKDQDGNLNRDEVKALLKEAGVGGLIRGLVAGEMIKGYDKSGDDSISREEFKVAIAELERDL is encoded by the coding sequence ATGGGAGCAAAAGAAAAAATATTACAAGACATTCATACTTTAATGACAGAAAAATTTACAAATGCTGAAGAAGCTTTTACTTTTTTTGATAAAGACCAAGATGGGAATTTAAATAGAGACGAAGTAAAAGCGTTATTAAAAGAAGCAGGTGTTGGAGGGTTAATTAGAGGTTTGGTTGCTGGAGAAATGATTAAAGGTTATGATAAATCTGGAGACGATTCTATTAGTAGAGAAGAATTTAAAGTAGCAATTGCAGAGTTAGAAAGAGATTTGTAA
- a CDS encoding sensor histidine kinase, producing the protein MNTKLNKSDWIILAIIFGTNILLNSYDYYREGNQLIEYLIDFPTSTILSIFIILVFIRKIVPEFLVKRKNYVLFLISSLLLLIIVGSLDNAIGRLSAGKSLSTITERLSFLIGGLYNSTDMVGLPLGILLIKKFYEGQQELVTIQKEQKENELKLLRSQIDPHFLFNNLNTLDALIDSNPTKAKEYINRLSLIYRYLIQTKDAEVMELSKEISFAENYIFLIKTRFGNDYEFKIEENTSIKDKFIPTGAIQALLENVVKHNKSDGKTPIKTTILINDGWLIITNSKSDVVSKPASFGTGLENLKARYRLLSDEQIQIHDMDKKFEVFIPVIELTA; encoded by the coding sequence ATGAATACCAAGTTAAATAAATCTGATTGGATAATATTGGCCATTATTTTTGGAACTAATATTTTACTAAACTCCTATGATTATTACAGAGAAGGAAATCAATTAATTGAATATTTAATTGATTTTCCAACCTCCACAATTTTATCAATATTTATAATTTTAGTTTTTATTCGAAAAATTGTTCCAGAGTTTTTAGTAAAACGCAAAAACTATGTGCTTTTTTTAATTTCCAGCTTGTTACTATTAATTATTGTTGGTTCTCTAGATAATGCCATTGGAAGATTAAGCGCAGGGAAATCTTTAAGCACAATTACAGAAAGACTGTCTTTTCTAATAGGTGGCTTGTACAACTCAACTGACATGGTAGGCTTACCTTTAGGTATCTTGTTAATCAAAAAGTTTTATGAAGGTCAACAAGAATTAGTAACTATTCAAAAAGAACAAAAAGAGAACGAATTAAAATTGTTGCGATCTCAAATAGATCCTCATTTTTTGTTTAATAATTTAAATACTTTAGATGCTTTAATTGATAGTAATCCTACAAAAGCAAAAGAATATATTAATAGACTTTCTTTAATTTACAGATATTTAATTCAGACGAAAGATGCTGAAGTTATGGAACTTTCCAAAGAAATTAGTTTTGCTGAAAATTATATTTTTTTGATAAAAACTAGATTTGGTAACGATTACGAATTTAAAATTGAAGAAAACACGTCTATTAAAGATAAATTTATTCCAACTGGTGCAATACAAGCTTTGTTAGAAAACGTGGTAAAACACAATAAATCTGATGGAAAAACTCCTATAAAAACAACCATTTTAATTAATGATGGCTGGCTAATAATTACAAATTCTAAATCTGATGTTGTTTCCAAACCAGCATCTTTTGGCACAGGTTTAGAAAATTTAAAAGCACGTTACAGATTGCTTTCAGATGAGCAAATTCAAATACATGATATGGATAAAAAGTTTGAAGTTTTTATTCCTGTGATAGAATTAACGGCGTAA
- a CDS encoding lycopene cyclase domain-containing protein, which yields MMIFGLIMAPFGTFMEEVWHLKDYWDPPYLIHFPYFILEDTIFSFLITGISVGIYDFFFVKGYEVLNNKKKIHTYAGVILLIAEILILLLFTNYLGYNSIIVCSFSFMLFAFLMILLRRDLLLPSLLSGIFILIIIIPTYSVLVNYLSPNYVDNYFFLTETNLGKTVLGNIPLTEIFWYFSWGCCGSILYDFQRNYKKIGKK from the coding sequence ATGATGATTTTTGGATTGATAATGGCTCCTTTTGGAACTTTTATGGAAGAAGTCTGGCATTTAAAAGATTATTGGGATCCACCATATTTAATTCATTTTCCATACTTTATTTTAGAAGACACTATTTTTTCATTTCTAATTACCGGAATTTCTGTGGGTATTTATGATTTTTTCTTTGTAAAAGGATATGAAGTTTTAAATAACAAAAAAAAGATACATACTTATGCAGGGGTAATTTTATTAATTGCGGAGATATTAATATTATTATTATTTACAAATTATTTAGGATATAACTCAATAATTGTCTGCTCTTTTAGTTTTATGCTTTTTGCATTTTTAATGATATTATTAAGGAGAGATTTATTATTGCCATCTCTTTTATCTGGTATATTTATTCTAATTATTATAATTCCTACCTACTCTGTACTCGTAAATTACTTATCGCCAAACTACGTAGATAATTATTTTTTCTTGACTGAAACAAATTTAGGAAAAACGGTTTTAGGGAATATTCCTTTAACAGAGATTTTTTGGTATTTTAGTTGGGGTTGTTGTGGAAGTATTCTATATGACTTTCAAAGAAATTATAAAAAGATTGGTAAAAAATAA
- a CDS encoding zinc metallopeptidase, with translation MMGFYILIGAISLVSWLVSNQLKSKFKKYSQIQLRNGMSGAEIATKMLSDNGIFDVKVISTPGRLTDHYNPKDKTVNLSEAVYNQRNAAAAAVAAHEVGHAVQHAKAYSYLTMRSQLVPIVSITSKFSQWLVIGGLILGAASGGTGVGFYIAIAGLVFMALATLFSFVTLPVEYDASNRALAWLKDKNMVTREEFAGSKDALKWAARTYLVAALGSLAMLLYWGLQVLGNRD, from the coding sequence ATGATGGGATTTTATATTTTAATTGGTGCAATCTCTTTGGTGAGCTGGTTAGTTAGTAATCAATTGAAGAGTAAATTCAAAAAATATTCTCAAATTCAGTTAAGAAATGGCATGAGTGGCGCAGAAATCGCTACTAAAATGTTATCCGATAATGGAATTTTCGATGTAAAAGTTATTTCTACTCCTGGTAGATTAACAGATCATTACAATCCAAAAGATAAAACTGTAAATTTAAGTGAAGCTGTTTACAATCAAAGAAATGCTGCTGCTGCAGCTGTTGCTGCGCACGAAGTTGGGCATGCAGTACAACATGCAAAAGCATATAGTTATTTAACAATGCGTTCTCAATTAGTACCAATTGTTAGTATTACTTCTAAATTTTCTCAATGGTTGGTAATTGGTGGTTTAATTTTAGGTGCTGCTTCAGGTGGAACTGGAGTTGGTTTTTATATTGCTATTGCTGGTTTGGTTTTTATGGCGCTTGCAACTCTTTTTAGCTTTGTAACTTTACCTGTAGAATATGATGCAAGTAACAGAGCTTTGGCTTGGTTAAAAGATAAAAATATGGTTACAAGAGAAGAGTTTGCTGGTTCTAAAGATGCGCTTAAATGGGCTGCAAGAACTTATTTAGTTGCGGCTTTGGGTTCTTTAGCAATGCTTCTATATTGGGGATTACAAGTGCTAGGAAACAGAGACTAA
- a CDS encoding ExbD/TolR family protein, with the protein MARRENPEINAGSMADIAFLLLIFFLVTTTMNVDSGISKKLSEKPPADYVPPIIKEKNIFEVNLNFRNELQVEGERMEIKDLKDAAIAFIDNGGGEGKIEEGVKTGPCTYCKGEKSESSSDHPNKAIISVLSDRGTEYGVYLKVQNELLRAYTELRNRLSKERYGISFDELEESYKDDRNNVALQKKVDDIKNSYPQIISDAEPTSSGN; encoded by the coding sequence ATGGCAAGAAGAGAGAATCCAGAAATTAATGCAGGTTCTATGGCAGATATTGCTTTCTTGCTACTAATTTTCTTTTTAGTAACAACTACCATGAATGTAGATTCTGGTATTTCTAAAAAGTTATCAGAAAAACCACCAGCAGATTACGTTCCACCTATTATTAAGGAAAAGAATATTTTTGAAGTTAATTTAAACTTTAGAAATGAGCTTCAAGTAGAAGGTGAAAGAATGGAAATTAAAGATCTAAAAGATGCTGCAATAGCATTTATAGATAATGGTGGAGGTGAAGGTAAAATAGAAGAAGGTGTTAAAACAGGACCTTGTACGTATTGTAAAGGAGAGAAAAGCGAATCGTCTTCAGATCATCCAAATAAAGCAATTATTTCTGTACTAAGTGATAGAGGTACAGAATATGGAGTTTATTTAAAAGTTCAAAATGAATTATTACGAGCTTATACAGAGTTACGTAATAGATTATCTAAAGAACGTTATGGGATTTCTTTTGACGAATTAGAAGAATCTTATAAAGATGATAGAAATAACGTTGCTTTACAGAAAAAAGTAGATGATATCAAAAATTCATATCCTCAAATTATTTCTGACGCGGAACCAACATCTTCAGGAAACTAA
- a CDS encoding ExbD/TolR family protein, protein MSKFRKKKKGMPAVNTAALPDIVFMLLFFFMVTTTMRETELQVENPRLPSATEVKKLEHKSLVSTIYVGKAKDAKYGTSYNKIQLNDKIASADDVPAFIINERSKVPENQQPFMTTSIKADKESNVGTITDIRLKLRDVNALKISYSASKGDN, encoded by the coding sequence ATGTCTAAGTTTAGAAAAAAGAAAAAAGGAATGCCAGCAGTTAATACTGCAGCTTTACCAGACATTGTATTTATGTTGTTATTTTTCTTTATGGTTACAACAACTATGAGAGAAACTGAATTGCAGGTAGAAAATCCTAGATTGCCTTCTGCAACTGAGGTTAAAAAATTAGAACACAAAAGTTTAGTAAGTACAATCTATGTTGGTAAAGCAAAAGATGCTAAATATGGTACAAGTTATAACAAAATTCAATTAAATGATAAAATAGCTTCTGCAGATGATGTACCAGCTTTTATTATTAATGAAAGGTCTAAGGTTCCAGAAAACCAACAACCATTTATGACAACTTCTATTAAAGCAGATAAAGAATCTAATGTAGGTACAATTACAGATATTAGATTAAAATTAAGAGACGTAAATGCTCTTAAAATTAGTTACTCTGCTTCAAAAGGAGATAATTAA
- a CDS encoding MotA/TolQ/ExbB proton channel family protein — translation MKKVVNVLSVTGFMFFGAIQSTFAQEAAAESKTFHQELKQRFIEGGPEFMGIVLVALILGLAIAIERIIYLNMATTNTKKLVANVDEALSSGGVEAAKEVCRNSKGPVASIFYQGLDRVDEGVEAAEKAVVSYGGVQMGLLEKNISWLSLFIALAPMLGFMGTVIGMIQAFDMIAVANDISPGVVAVGIKVALLTTVFGLIVAIILQIFYNYIVSKIDSIVNNMEDASIQLIDLLVKYKK, via the coding sequence ATGAAAAAAGTAGTAAATGTTCTATCCGTAACAGGATTCATGTTTTTTGGAGCTATTCAATCAACTTTCGCGCAAGAAGCAGCAGCAGAATCAAAAACTTTTCACCAAGAATTAAAACAACGTTTTATTGAAGGTGGCCCAGAATTTATGGGAATTGTATTGGTAGCCTTAATATTAGGTTTAGCAATTGCAATTGAAAGAATTATTTATTTAAACATGGCAACTACAAATACTAAGAAATTAGTAGCGAATGTAGATGAAGCTTTAAGTTCTGGTGGTGTAGAAGCTGCAAAAGAAGTTTGTAGAAACTCAAAAGGACCAGTTGCATCTATCTTTTACCAAGGTTTAGATAGAGTAGACGAAGGTGTGGAAGCAGCTGAAAAAGCAGTAGTTTCTTATGGAGGAGTTCAAATGGGACTTTTAGAGAAAAATATTTCTTGGTTGTCTTTATTTATTGCTTTAGCACCAATGCTTGGGTTCATGGGAACTGTAATTGGTATGATTCAAGCCTTTGATATGATTGCTGTAGCAAATGATATCTCTCCAGGAGTAGTAGCTGTAGGTATTAAAGTAGCCTTATTAACAACAGTATTTGGTCTTATTGTAGCAATTATTTTACAGATTTTTTATAATTATATCGTTTCTAAAATCGATAGTATTGTAAATAATATGGAAGATGCTTCTATCCAATTAATTGATTTGTTAGTAAAGTATAAAAAATAA
- a CDS encoding asparaginase — protein sequence MTNKPNILIIYTGGTIGMIKDYKTNALKAFDFSQIVDKIPELQQLDCNIESISFEEVIDSSNMNTQYYIDIVEIIEENYTKFDGFVILTGSDTMSYISSAVSFMLENLQKPIIFTGSQLPIGDLRTDAKENLITSIEIASSRKENKPVISEVCLYFEYKLYRANRTTKISAEQFEAFTSMNYPPLAESGVHLNFNEHLIQKPIKKVEKLIVRKKLVTDVVILKLFPGITKAVVESILNIKNLKGVVIETYGSGNAPNENWFLDLLKEATLKGIKIVNVTQCAGGSVILGHYDTSVSLKEIGVISGGDMTTESAIAKLMYLLNEELSQEEFKHYFEKSLRGEITNK from the coding sequence ATGACAAACAAACCCAACATCCTTATTATTTATACTGGAGGAACAATTGGTATGATTAAAGACTATAAAACGAATGCATTAAAAGCTTTTGATTTTAGTCAGATTGTAGATAAAATTCCAGAGTTACAGCAATTAGATTGTAATATTGAAAGTATTTCTTTTGAAGAAGTAATCGATTCTTCTAACATGAACACACAATATTATATAGATATTGTAGAAATTATTGAAGAAAACTATACAAAATTCGATGGTTTTGTAATTCTTACAGGATCAGATACCATGTCTTATATATCTTCTGCAGTCAGTTTTATGTTAGAAAATTTACAAAAACCTATCATTTTTACAGGATCTCAATTGCCAATTGGCGATTTAAGAACAGATGCAAAAGAAAACTTAATTACTTCCATAGAAATTGCATCTTCAAGAAAAGAGAACAAACCTGTAATTTCTGAAGTTTGTTTGTATTTTGAATACAAACTATACAGAGCCAATAGAACTACAAAAATTAGTGCAGAACAATTCGAGGCATTTACTTCGATGAATTATCCGCCTCTGGCAGAAAGTGGTGTTCATTTAAACTTTAACGAGCATTTAATTCAGAAACCAATAAAGAAGGTCGAAAAATTAATTGTCAGAAAAAAATTAGTAACTGATGTTGTTATTTTGAAGTTGTTTCCAGGAATAACAAAAGCAGTTGTAGAAAGTATTTTGAATATCAAAAACTTAAAAGGAGTAGTTATAGAAACCTATGGTTCTGGAAACGCACCGAATGAAAATTGGTTTTTAGATTTACTAAAGGAAGCAACTTTAAAAGGAATTAAAATAGTAAATGTTACACAATGTGCAGGAGGAAGTGTAATTTTAGGTCATTATGATACCAGTGTTTCTTTAAAAGAAATAGGTGTAATTAGTGGTGGAGATATGACTACAGAATCTGCAATTGCAAAATTAATGTATTTGTTAAATGAAGAACTCTCACAAGAAGAATTTAAACATTATTTCGAGAAATCTTTACGAGGAGAAATAACAAACAAGTAG
- a CDS encoding outer membrane beta-barrel protein: protein MKTLTNTLFILFFGILATNAQHSISGKIVDEQNLPLPFANIVLYKIGEEANPKGTVSADNGTYNFEKIASGKYKIEISMLGFETQKITVFELNSNKTFNVTLKEESQTLNEVVIKSKRPVIRQNAEKLIVDLEKSEMINSNLQDVMRKIPGVLVTNNGISIAGKGGITILINGKTTEYMDVDTLLRDFPADNISKIELVEQPGAEYQASGSGAIINIILKKNVKLGTHGSVNTWVGEDEGFEWGSGVSIASYKNKLNWQAGVNYSQPTYREDLFLVRTVGSETYDQVTREPYDPDNFTIRGSLDYYLSENHSVGVGGRFNTRKSTRTVLSETIISDANNRNTLFSENYFDRDRANFNINPYYEYKTDTDKLVIDFNYVDFTNNSTNTLYDVAGSTVAFTDRRYIQDGTYSIKTYRADYTKTFSDNFKVSAGTRFADVKTDNDLQTFEENTNNGFDKDNEASSRFVIDETIFALYSKVNANYGKWSFSGGLRYENSNTDGTSTFLKNGTLTTEVQKRPIKKIFPSASISRKITDVLGASVSYSYRIQRPSYSSLNSFQQFLDPFSAGEGNPNLTPAYTNNYQFNLTYEGQPFFTVGYSKTDDVLFQLIKQDNTTAQIRQKDVNVENNANWNFRLFAPVNFAKGLEGYTGIIVTNTDYQSSTYGVDLNKWNLIWFIQASYQLPWDVNFELSGNYGTGALEGQIEVDWLAELDFSFGKKFLDDKLKVNLGFNKMLNRGFVGNIDYGNGTAQVESNGSRQNIQLRLVYSFGSQFGKKKSKRNSNNDEENRINAGN from the coding sequence ATGAAAACTTTAACAAACACCCTTTTTATTTTATTTTTCGGAATTTTAGCAACTAATGCTCAACATTCTATTTCAGGTAAAATTGTAGACGAACAGAATCTACCTTTACCTTTTGCTAATATTGTTTTGTATAAAATTGGCGAAGAAGCAAATCCGAAAGGAACTGTTTCAGCTGATAATGGAACTTATAATTTTGAAAAAATAGCTTCAGGAAAGTATAAAATTGAAATTTCTATGTTGGGTTTCGAAACTCAAAAAATTACTGTATTTGAATTGAATTCTAACAAGACCTTCAACGTAACTTTAAAAGAAGAATCGCAAACTTTAAATGAAGTTGTTATAAAAAGTAAACGTCCTGTAATAAGACAAAATGCAGAAAAACTGATTGTAGATTTAGAAAAATCGGAAATGATTAATTCTAACTTGCAAGATGTTATGCGTAAAATTCCTGGTGTTTTGGTTACTAATAACGGAATTTCAATTGCTGGAAAAGGCGGAATTACCATTCTTATTAACGGAAAAACAACAGAATATATGGATGTTGATACCTTATTAAGAGATTTTCCTGCGGATAATATTTCAAAAATTGAGCTTGTAGAACAACCTGGAGCAGAATACCAAGCTTCTGGTTCTGGAGCGATTATAAACATTATTTTAAAGAAAAATGTAAAATTAGGAACTCATGGAAGTGTAAATACTTGGGTTGGAGAAGATGAAGGTTTCGAGTGGGGTTCAGGTGTTTCTATTGCGAGTTATAAGAACAAATTAAATTGGCAGGCAGGTGTAAATTACTCGCAACCAACTTATAGAGAAGATTTATTTTTAGTGAGAACTGTTGGTTCTGAAACTTACGACCAAGTTACAAGAGAACCTTATGATCCAGATAATTTTACGATTAGAGGAAGTTTAGATTACTATTTAAGTGAAAATCATTCAGTTGGAGTTGGTGGTCGTTTTAACACAAGAAAATCGACAAGAACTGTTCTTAGTGAAACTATTATTTCTGATGCAAATAACAGAAATACTTTATTTTCTGAAAATTATTTTGATAGAGATCGAGCAAACTTCAACATAAACCCTTATTACGAATATAAAACGGATACAGATAAATTGGTTATCGATTTTAATTATGTAGATTTTACGAATAATAGCACAAATACATTGTACGATGTTGCTGGAAGTACAGTTGCATTTACGGATAGAAGATACATACAAGATGGAACGTATTCTATAAAAACATACAGAGCAGATTATACAAAAACGTTTTCCGACAATTTTAAAGTAAGTGCAGGAACTCGTTTTGCAGACGTAAAAACAGACAACGATTTGCAAACTTTTGAAGAAAATACGAATAATGGATTTGATAAAGATAATGAAGCTAGTAGTCGTTTTGTAATTGATGAAACCATTTTCGCCTTGTATTCTAAAGTGAATGCAAACTATGGGAAATGGTCTTTTTCTGGTGGATTGCGTTATGAAAACAGTAATACAGATGGTACATCCACATTTTTAAAAAATGGAACTCTAACAACTGAAGTACAAAAAAGACCTATTAAAAAAATCTTTCCAAGTGCATCAATAAGTAGAAAAATTACTGATGTTTTAGGAGCAAGTGTTTCTTATAGTTACAGAATTCAAAGGCCATCTTACAGTAGTTTAAATTCTTTTCAACAGTTTTTAGATCCGTTTTCTGCTGGCGAAGGAAACCCAAATTTAACTCCTGCTTACACAAATAATTATCAATTTAATTTAACATATGAAGGTCAGCCATTTTTTACAGTTGGTTATAGTAAGACAGATGATGTACTATTTCAATTGATAAAACAAGACAATACAACTGCACAAATTAGACAAAAAGATGTAAATGTAGAAAATAATGCAAATTGGAACTTTCGTTTGTTTGCGCCCGTAAATTTTGCAAAAGGTTTGGAAGGTTACACAGGAATTATTGTTACAAATACAGATTATCAATCTTCTACTTATGGTGTAGATTTAAACAAATGGAACTTAATTTGGTTCATACAAGCAAGTTATCAGTTACCTTGGGATGTTAATTTTGAGTTGAGTGGAAATTACGGAACAGGCGCTTTAGAAGGTCAAATTGAAGTAGATTGGTTGGCAGAATTAGATTTTTCTTTCGGAAAGAAGTTTTTAGATGATAAATTAAAAGTAAATTTAGGCTTCAATAAAATGTTGAATAGAGGTTTTGTTGGTAACATAGATTACGGAAATGGAACTGCACAAGTAGAAAGTAATGGTTCCAGACAAAATATTCAATTGAGATTGGTTTACAGTTTTGGTTCTCAATTTGGAAAGAAAAAATCGAAGAGAAATTCTAATAACGATGAAGAAAACAGAATTAATGCCGGTAATTAA
- a CDS encoding LytR/AlgR family response regulator transcription factor, with protein MNILILEDEIPAYQKLTKCLDSFFDIKITHDWARTIVDGEKFLKENTYDFILSDIQLLDGLSFDLFDKIKIEAPIIFCSAHDEYLFQAFNTNGIAYILKPYSQDDFNKAINKYESLFKKGNYNSLDSNTIDALKSALQQENTTYKKRFVIKKASGIQLLNATDIALITASGDFCLVIENLGKRLTISQNLGSIYQQLNPKKFFKINRSEIVNIDFIENIESHFKNRLLISIKNHKEKVMTSSSTTSDFRKWLES; from the coding sequence ATGAATATTTTAATTTTAGAAGACGAAATTCCTGCATATCAAAAACTAACAAAATGTTTAGACAGTTTTTTTGATATTAAAATTACACACGATTGGGCAAGAACAATTGTTGATGGAGAAAAATTCCTAAAAGAAAATACCTACGATTTTATTTTATCTGATATTCAGCTTTTAGATGGACTTTCTTTTGATTTGTTTGATAAAATAAAAATTGAAGCTCCCATTATTTTCTGTTCTGCACATGATGAATATTTGTTCCAAGCTTTTAACACAAACGGAATTGCTTATATTTTAAAACCATATTCTCAAGATGATTTTAATAAAGCAATCAATAAATATGAATCTTTATTTAAAAAGGGAAATTATAACTCTTTAGACTCAAATACAATTGATGCTTTAAAATCTGCTTTGCAACAAGAAAACACCACTTATAAAAAACGATTTGTTATTAAAAAAGCATCTGGAATTCAATTATTAAATGCCACAGATATTGCCTTAATTACTGCTTCAGGAGATTTTTGTTTGGTAATTGAAAATCTTGGAAAACGACTTACAATTTCTCAAAATTTGGGAAGTATATATCAGCAATTAAATCCTAAAAAGTTTTTTAAAATTAATAGAAGTGAAATTGTAAACATCGATTTTATAGAAAATATCGAAAGTCATTTTAAGAATAGATTGCTAATTTCTATAAAAAACCACAAAGAAAAAGTAATGACGAGCTCTTCTACAACGTCTGATTTTAGGAAGTGGTTGGAGAGTTGA
- the lepA gene encoding translation elongation factor 4 yields MKNIRNFCIIAHIDHGKSTLADRLLDFTGSVTSREKKEQLLDSMDLERERGITIKSHAIQMDYVHNGEPYILNLIDTPGHVDFSYEVSRSIAACEGALLIVDAAQSIQAQTISNLYLALENDLEIIPILNKVDLPSANPEEVTDDIVDLLGCDAEEVIHASGKTGFGVDNILEAIISRIPAPKGDPDAPLQALIFDSVYNSYRGIETYFRVFNGEIKKGQEIKFVATGKNYFADEVGTLKLNQVVKKSVKTGDVGYLITGIKTAKEVKVGDTITDFAKPTQEIIEGFEDVKPMVFAGIYPVDTEDYEELRSSMEKLQLNDASLVFQPESSAALGFGFRCGFLGMLHMEIIQERLEREFNMTVITTVPNVSYHAYTKKNPDEIIILNNPTDLPDPSRLDRVEEPFIKASIITKSDFVGQVMSLCIEKRGQIINQTYLTTQRVELIFEMPLAEIVFDFYDRLKTVSKGYASFDYHPIGMKESKLVRVDILLNAQPVDALSALLHADNAYTIGKKIVEKLKQLIPRQQFDIPIQAAIGAKIIARETTKALRKDVTAKCYGGDISRKRKLLEKQKKGKKRMRQVGNVEIPQEAFMAVLKLND; encoded by the coding sequence ATGAAGAACATTAGAAACTTTTGCATAATCGCACATATCGATCATGGAAAAAGTACATTGGCAGATAGATTATTAGATTTTACAGGTTCTGTAACCTCTCGTGAAAAAAAGGAGCAGTTATTAGATTCTATGGATTTGGAGCGCGAACGTGGAATTACCATTAAATCGCATGCAATTCAAATGGATTATGTTCATAATGGAGAGCCATATATTTTAAATTTAATTGATACTCCAGGTCACGTAGATTTTTCTTACGAAGTTTCAAGATCTATTGCAGCTTGTGAAGGCGCCTTGTTAATTGTAGATGCTGCACAAAGTATACAAGCACAAACAATTTCTAACTTATACTTGGCTTTAGAGAACGATTTAGAAATTATCCCAATTTTAAATAAAGTAGATTTACCTTCTGCAAACCCAGAAGAAGTAACAGACGATATTGTAGATTTATTAGGTTGTGACGCAGAAGAAGTTATTCATGCAAGTGGAAAAACAGGTTTTGGAGTCGATAATATTTTAGAAGCAATTATAAGTAGAATTCCTGCTCCAAAAGGAGATCCAGATGCACCTTTACAAGCACTAATTTTCGATTCTGTATATAATTCTTACAGAGGAATTGAAACCTATTTTAGAGTTTTTAATGGTGAAATAAAAAAAGGACAAGAAATTAAATTCGTTGCAACAGGTAAAAATTATTTTGCAGATGAAGTTGGTACTTTAAAACTAAATCAGGTTGTAAAAAAATCTGTAAAAACAGGTGATGTTGGGTATTTAATTACTGGAATTAAAACCGCTAAAGAAGTAAAAGTAGGAGATACCATAACAGATTTCGCAAAACCAACCCAAGAAATTATTGAAGGTTTCGAAGATGTAAAACCAATGGTTTTCGCAGGAATTTATCCTGTAGATACAGAAGATTATGAAGAATTGCGTAGTTCTATGGAAAAACTGCAATTAAACGATGCTTCTTTGGTATTTCAACCAGAAAGTTCTGCAGCTTTAGGTTTTGGATTCAGGTGTGGTTTCTTAGGAATGTTACACATGGAAATTATACAAGAACGTTTAGAGCGTGAGTTTAACATGACTGTTATTACAACAGTTCCCAACGTTTCTTACCACGCTTACACAAAGAAAAATCCAGATGAAATTATTATCTTAAATAATCCAACAGATTTACCAGATCCGTCAAGATTAGATAGAGTAGAAGAGCCATTTATTAAAGCAAGTATTATTACAAAGTCCGATTTTGTTGGGCAAGTAATGAGCTTATGTATCGAAAAACGTGGACAAATTATTAACCAAACGTATTTAACAACACAAAGAGTAGAGTTAATTTTCGAAATGCCTTTGGCAGAAATTGTATTCGATTTTTACGATCGCTTAAAAACTGTTTCTAAAGGGTATGCTTCTTTCGATTATCATCCAATTGGTATGAAAGAATCGAAATTGGTAAGAGTAGATATTTTGTTAAACGCACAACCAGTAGATGCACTTTCGGCACTTTTACATGCAGATAATGCCTACACAATTGGTAAGAAAATTGTTGAGAAATTAAAGCAATTAATTCCAAGACAACAGTTCGATATTCCTATTCAGGCAGCAATTGGTGCAAAAATTATTGCGCGTGAAACTACAAAAGCCTTACGAAAAGATGTTACTGCAAAATGTTATGGAGGAGATATTTCTAGGAAACGTAAACTTTTAGAAAAGCAGAAAAAAGGAAAGAAAAGAATGCGTCAGGTTGGTAATGTAGAAATTCCACAAGAAGCATTTATGGCGGTTTTAAAGTTGAACGATTAA